A window from bacterium encodes these proteins:
- a CDS encoding radical SAM protein has translation MAERVATIPIKEIYRSLQGESTFAGWPCTFVRTVGCDIRCSYCDEDQAFTGGERLSVAEIVERVTELGISLVEITGGEPLTQPDVPLLVESLLDIGHQVLVETGGHRDISLLDDRAHVIVDIKTPGSGMLERVDFSNLERLREGDELKFVLCDRADYEWARGLIRENDLDEKVPVHLSPVHGQMDPQDLVAWMLEDGLDAHLNLQLHKYIWGADRQGV, from the coding sequence ATGGCTGAACGGGTTGCGACGATCCCCATCAAGGAGATCTACCGCTCGTTACAGGGAGAGTCGACTTTCGCAGGTTGGCCCTGCACGTTCGTGCGCACGGTCGGCTGCGATATTCGCTGCAGCTATTGCGATGAAGACCAGGCGTTCACTGGCGGGGAGCGCTTGAGCGTCGCCGAGATCGTCGAGCGCGTGACCGAGCTCGGCATCTCGCTGGTCGAGATCACGGGCGGGGAGCCTTTGACGCAACCTGATGTACCTCTACTGGTCGAGTCTCTCCTCGACATCGGTCATCAGGTGCTCGTCGAGACCGGTGGGCATCGCGATATCTCGTTGCTCGACGACCGGGCGCACGTGATCGTCGATATCAAGACACCCGGAAGCGGAATGCTGGAGCGCGTCGATTTTTCGAACCTGGAGCGATTGCGCGAAGGCGATGAACTCAAGTTCGTCCTATGCGATCGCGCGGACTACGAGTGGGCGCGCGGTTTGATCCGCGAGAACGATCTCGACGAGAAGGTTCCGGTGCATCTGTCGCCCGTACACGGGCAGATGGACCCGCAGGATCTGGTTGCCTGGATGCTCGAAGACGGACTCGACGCGCACCTGAACCTTCAGTTGCACAAGTACATCTGGGGAGCCGATCGGCAGGGTGTGTAG
- the thiC gene encoding phosphomethylpyrimidine synthase ThiC, with protein MSERSEPRGFPRSKRVYLTGSRPDIRVPMREIELTSAAGQSESDSPVRVYDTSGPHGDPDIQVDLLHGLPPLREKWIQDRDDVESYEGRGIRPEDNGRSGVEVDFPGTRRHALRARPGKNITQMHYARRGEITPEMEFVALRENVEPELVRDEIARGRAILPNNVNHPECEPMIIGRKFLVKVNANIGNSTVSSSIDEEVEKLLWSTQWGTDTVMDLSTGANIHTTREWIIRNSAVPIGTVPIYQALEKVGGQPEELTLELFLDTLIEQAEQGVDYFTIHAGVRLPYVPLTASRTTGIVSRGGSILAKWCLAHHKENFLYTHFDEICEVMKAYDVAFSLGDGLRPGSIADANDAAQFAELETLGELTTKAWEHDVQVIIEGPGHVPMHQIKENVDKQSELCHEAPFYTLGPLTTDIAPGYDHITSAIGAAMIGWFGTAMLCYVTPKEHLGLPNREDVRAGVITYKIAAHAADLAKGHPGAQSRDDAVSKARFEFRWEDQFNLSLDPEMARSFHDETLPADNAKAAHFCSMCGPKFCSMEITQQVRDYAARQKLGEKDAIGSGLQEKAQEFRKGGSEIYS; from the coding sequence ATGAGCGAGCGAAGCGAACCGCGGGGATTCCCCCGATCGAAGCGTGTGTACTTGACCGGTTCACGCCCCGATATTCGCGTTCCGATGCGCGAAATAGAACTCACATCTGCCGCAGGCCAGAGCGAGTCCGATTCTCCTGTCCGCGTGTATGACACGAGTGGTCCCCACGGAGATCCGGATATTCAGGTCGATCTTCTGCACGGACTGCCGCCTCTGCGAGAGAAATGGATCCAGGATCGCGACGACGTCGAGTCCTACGAGGGCCGTGGAATCCGACCCGAGGACAACGGTCGCAGCGGGGTCGAAGTGGATTTCCCGGGCACGCGTCGTCACGCACTCCGTGCCCGTCCCGGCAAGAACATCACCCAGATGCACTACGCGCGACGCGGAGAGATCACACCCGAGATGGAATTCGTCGCGCTGCGCGAGAACGTCGAGCCGGAACTGGTGCGAGACGAGATTGCACGCGGTCGAGCGATCCTCCCGAATAACGTGAACCACCCGGAATGCGAACCGATGATCATCGGTCGAAAGTTCCTGGTAAAAGTCAACGCCAATATCGGCAACTCCACCGTGAGTTCCTCGATCGACGAAGAAGTCGAAAAGCTGCTCTGGTCGACTCAGTGGGGAACCGACACGGTCATGGATTTGTCGACGGGCGCCAATATCCACACGACGCGCGAGTGGATCATCCGCAATTCCGCGGTCCCGATCGGTACAGTGCCCATCTATCAGGCGCTCGAGAAGGTCGGCGGCCAGCCCGAAGAACTGACCCTGGAACTATTCCTGGACACCTTGATCGAGCAGGCGGAGCAGGGAGTCGATTACTTCACGATTCACGCAGGTGTTCGCCTGCCTTACGTACCGCTCACGGCTAGTCGTACGACGGGTATTGTTTCGCGCGGCGGCTCGATCCTGGCCAAGTGGTGCCTCGCGCATCACAAAGAGAACTTCCTGTACACGCACTTCGACGAGATCTGCGAGGTCATGAAGGCCTACGACGTGGCCTTCTCGCTCGGCGATGGCCTGCGCCCGGGATCGATCGCCGACGCGAACGATGCCGCACAGTTCGCCGAACTCGAAACGCTCGGGGAACTGACGACAAAAGCCTGGGAACACGACGTCCAGGTGATCATCGAAGGCCCCGGACACGTCCCGATGCACCAGATCAAGGAGAACGTGGACAAGCAATCCGAACTCTGTCACGAGGCGCCCTTCTACACCCTGGGACCGCTCACGACCGATATCGCGCCGGGCTATGACCACATCACCTCGGCGATCGGAGCCGCCATGATCGGCTGGTTCGGAACGGCCATGCTTTGCTACGTAACACCCAAGGAACACCTGGGACTGCCCAATCGCGAAGACGTGCGCGCGGGAGTCATCACTTACAAGATCGCGGCTCACGCCGCCGATCTCGCGAAAGGACACCCCGGCGCCCAGTCGCGAGATGACGCAGTATCGAAGGCGCGCTTCGAGTTCCGTTGGGAGGACCAGTTCAATCTTTCCCTCGACCCGGAAATGGCGCGCAGCTTCCACGACGAAACCCTGCCCGCAGATAATGCCAAGGCCGCACACTTCTGCTCGATGTGCGGACCCAAGTTCTGCAGCATGGAGATCACGCAGCAGGTTCGCGACTACGCCGCCAGACAAAAACTCGGAGAGAAAGACGCAATCGGATCCGGCTTGCAGGAAAAGGCTCAGGAGTTTCGCAAAGGCGGTTCCGAAATCTACAGCTGA
- a CDS encoding alanine:cation symporter family protein, with the protein MENGGWLAWLDSVFQSYIVSPIASVLFYDLVFWDNGADGEIQLPLVVAWLVMGAFFFTLRFQFINLRGFLHSIRCVRGVYAKAGDPGEITHFQALSAALSATVGLGNIAGVAVAVGVGGPGAVFWMIVAGALGMNSKFAECTLGMKYRVTRPDGHVSGGPMHYLRTGLEEIGWGRLGRVLAPVAAIMCIGGSFGGGNMFQSNQSYAQLASVVPALDGPLGAVSFGLALVVLVGVVIIGGIRRIGRVASTLVPFMCGVYVTCGLLILLYHATEIPAAFGKIVQLAFSFEAGLGGFVGVLVQGFRRAAFSNEAGVGSAAIAHSAATTNEPIREGMVALLEPFIDTIIVCTMTGLVIVVTGAYEHPDAGSGIQMTSWAFATLFPWFPVVLTVTALLFAFSTMISWSYYGEQCWVELFGLRSIMLYKLLFLLCVWAGAVFEAKAVLDFGDLMILGMALPNITGVVLLSGVVKRDLETYLGKLAAGEFEAD; encoded by the coding sequence GTGGAAAATGGCGGATGGCTGGCTTGGCTCGACTCGGTCTTCCAGTCCTATATTGTCAGTCCGATCGCTTCGGTCCTGTTCTATGACCTGGTTTTCTGGGACAACGGAGCGGACGGAGAAATCCAGTTACCGCTCGTCGTGGCGTGGCTGGTCATGGGCGCATTCTTCTTCACGCTGCGCTTCCAGTTCATCAACCTGCGCGGCTTTCTCCACTCGATTCGCTGCGTTCGCGGCGTCTACGCGAAGGCCGGTGATCCCGGTGAGATCACCCACTTCCAGGCGCTTTCGGCGGCGCTCTCGGCGACCGTGGGCCTGGGCAATATTGCCGGTGTGGCGGTCGCCGTCGGAGTGGGAGGTCCCGGAGCGGTCTTCTGGATGATCGTCGCGGGTGCGCTCGGTATGAACTCAAAGTTCGCCGAGTGCACTCTGGGTATGAAGTACCGGGTCACCCGCCCCGACGGCCACGTCTCGGGTGGTCCCATGCACTATCTGCGCACCGGACTCGAGGAGATCGGCTGGGGGCGACTAGGCCGGGTCCTTGCGCCCGTCGCCGCCATCATGTGCATCGGCGGGAGCTTCGGTGGCGGCAATATGTTCCAGTCGAACCAGTCGTACGCGCAGCTCGCGTCTGTCGTACCTGCTCTCGACGGACCGCTGGGCGCAGTCTCGTTTGGACTGGCGCTCGTGGTACTGGTAGGGGTGGTCATCATTGGCGGTATCCGGCGCATCGGACGCGTGGCCAGCACGCTCGTGCCATTCATGTGCGGCGTCTATGTGACCTGCGGGCTGCTGATTCTGCTCTACCATGCAACGGAGATTCCGGCCGCATTCGGCAAGATCGTGCAGCTCGCGTTCTCGTTCGAAGCTGGACTGGGAGGCTTCGTCGGCGTCCTGGTGCAGGGTTTCCGCCGGGCCGCGTTCAGTAACGAGGCGGGCGTCGGTAGCGCCGCCATCGCCCACAGCGCGGCGACCACGAACGAGCCGATTCGCGAGGGCATGGTTGCGCTCCTCGAGCCATTCATCGACACCATCATCGTCTGCACGATGACCGGTCTGGTCATCGTCGTGACCGGTGCCTACGAACACCCCGACGCCGGAAGCGGAATCCAGATGACGTCCTGGGCCTTTGCCACGCTATTTCCGTGGTTCCCGGTCGTGTTGACGGTTACGGCGCTGCTGTTCGCGTTCAGCACCATGATTTCGTGGAGCTACTACGGAGAGCAGTGCTGGGTGGAGCTCTTCGGTCTGCGCTCGATCATGCTCTACAAGCTGCTCTTTCTGCTCTGCGTGTGGGCAGGAGCCGTATTTGAGGCGAAGGCCGTACTCGACTTCGGTGACCTGATGATCCTGGGCATGGCGCTACCCAACATCACCGGTGTGGTGCTCTTGTCCGGCGTCGTCAAGCGTGATCTCGAGACTTATCTCGGCAAGCTGGCCGCCGGAGAGTTCGAGGCGGACTGA
- a CDS encoding helix-turn-helix domain-containing protein, with product MGVRAMRENLVTVREAASYLRISARTVYRLIESGQIGAVRIGKQWRIPAQDLPGQDQVAALTATQTTTQATA from the coding sequence ATGGGGGTCAGGGCAATGAGAGAGAATCTAGTCACAGTCCGTGAGGCTGCCAGCTATCTGCGCATCTCGGCGCGCACAGTCTACCGACTGATCGAGTCGGGCCAGATCGGTGCTGTCCGAATTGGCAAGCAGTGGCGCATCCCGGCTCAGGACCTACCGGGTCAGGATCAGGTTGCCGCACTCACGGCGACGCAGACGACCACGCAGGCCACAGCGTAG
- a CDS encoding helix-turn-helix transcriptional regulator, protein METNQSHKGWTLLLYEQDGLVTDRLRQMAQAEGFQTCAVDNIDLFHALRAQFSFDLFAVGVRNPRDLDGLQSIMKIEPLVLLAPLRGKGGVTHYRVAIPGASILDRDLRDPDALRRVVRADGADTSSVGTPDPVRSAFELFGLSERQLDVLSCALMGESGSDIAQKLFISELTVRNHLHAIYERVGVSGRRELLGRFVQGLIEGHA, encoded by the coding sequence ATGGAAACAAATCAGTCGCACAAAGGCTGGACTCTTCTGCTCTATGAGCAAGATGGTCTCGTAACCGATCGACTGCGCCAGATGGCGCAAGCGGAGGGTTTTCAGACATGTGCGGTGGACAACATCGATCTATTTCACGCCCTGCGCGCTCAATTCAGCTTTGATCTTTTCGCTGTAGGTGTAAGGAATCCGAGGGACCTGGACGGGCTCCAGTCCATCATGAAAATTGAACCTTTGGTGTTACTCGCGCCACTGCGCGGCAAGGGCGGAGTGACGCACTATCGCGTTGCCATTCCCGGCGCCAGCATCCTCGATCGCGACCTGCGCGATCCCGATGCCCTTCGTCGAGTGGTGCGTGCGGACGGCGCCGATACGAGCAGCGTCGGAACACCCGATCCCGTGAGATCCGCCTTTGAGCTGTTCGGGTTGTCCGAGCGACAGCTCGACGTGCTCAGCTGTGCGCTCATGGGTGAGAGTGGATCCGATATTGCGCAGAAGCTGTTCATCAGTGAACTGACCGTGCGCAACCATCTGCACGCCATCTACGAACGCGTGGGGGTCAGCGGGCGACGGGAGTTGCTCGGTCGGTTCGTGCAGGGCCTGATCGAAGGGCACGCCTGA
- a CDS encoding long-chain fatty acid--CoA ligase: MGFAIFWHTSGIVTQPVDPEQNVASWLTAHAQRQPERLAISVEGGERISYGELEERVNRVAAGLVSLGIERGDRVALALPSEPLYLEVYFACARLGAICVPLNTRLTETELHFQVRDCSAALLIHSAEHEIADLDETLSIERKAFQTRLPEHASPLRPAPGGESPQVIMYTSGTTGVPKGAVLPHRKTLYNTLNAQAYFGLRSDDVGVVPIPLFHSFGLKILSVPLLYAGATIALVDRFDPLGLQQTLARERATLLGAVPVMYRRMIDAGLQPELWRTLRIAFAAGAALEVSTVERFHEIGTSLIQGYGQTETSILCCLGADDALKSAGSVGSPVKHGQVRIGDEHGRTVAPGAEGEVLVNGPIVMSGYWNRPEETAASRIEGWHRTGDLGVMNERGLVTLVGRLKELYISGGENVYPAEVERVLEGHRNVSEVAVVGVSDSRWGEAGRAFVVPVREPLDSTDLLEWARERLAVFKLPRDVITVDELPRTASGKVQKHVLESLHRV, translated from the coding sequence GTGGGCTTCGCAATATTCTGGCACACTTCGGGAATCGTGACGCAGCCCGTGGATCCAGAACAGAATGTCGCGAGCTGGCTGACGGCGCACGCGCAGCGGCAACCGGAGCGGCTTGCGATCAGCGTCGAAGGCGGCGAGCGGATCTCCTATGGAGAACTCGAGGAACGCGTGAATCGCGTCGCCGCGGGACTCGTGAGCCTGGGCATCGAACGGGGGGATCGCGTGGCCCTCGCCCTGCCCAGCGAGCCCCTGTACCTCGAAGTCTATTTCGCCTGCGCGCGACTCGGGGCGATCTGTGTGCCGCTCAACACTCGGCTGACGGAAACCGAGTTGCACTTCCAGGTTCGTGACTGCAGCGCGGCGCTTCTGATCCACTCCGCAGAACACGAGATTGCCGACCTCGATGAAACGCTCTCGATCGAGCGCAAAGCGTTTCAAACGCGCCTCCCCGAACACGCGTCGCCGCTCCGCCCTGCTCCGGGTGGCGAGAGCCCTCAGGTCATCATGTACACGAGCGGCACGACCGGCGTCCCCAAGGGCGCGGTTCTGCCGCATCGCAAGACGCTGTACAACACGCTCAATGCGCAGGCCTACTTCGGCCTGCGAAGCGATGATGTCGGCGTCGTTCCGATCCCCCTGTTTCATTCATTCGGCTTGAAGATCCTGTCCGTGCCGTTGCTCTACGCCGGTGCCACGATCGCGCTCGTGGACCGATTCGATCCCCTGGGGCTTCAGCAGACGCTGGCACGAGAGCGGGCAACTCTACTCGGCGCCGTTCCCGTCATGTACCGACGGATGATCGACGCGGGACTGCAGCCCGAACTCTGGCGCACCCTGCGCATCGCATTCGCCGCCGGGGCCGCGCTCGAGGTATCCACCGTCGAGCGCTTCCACGAGATCGGCACCTCCCTGATCCAGGGCTACGGGCAGACAGAAACCTCGATTCTGTGTTGCCTCGGAGCAGACGACGCCCTGAAGTCGGCCGGTTCTGTGGGAAGCCCGGTGAAACACGGCCAAGTCCGGATCGGCGACGAGCACGGGCGAACCGTTGCTCCCGGAGCGGAGGGCGAAGTGCTGGTCAACGGCCCGATCGTGATGAGCGGATACTGGAACCGACCGGAAGAGACGGCCGCATCGCGGATCGAGGGCTGGCACCGCACCGGAGATCTGGGCGTGATGAACGAGCGAGGACTGGTCACCCTGGTCGGGCGGCTCAAGGAGCTGTACATCAGCGGTGGAGAGAACGTGTACCCAGCCGAGGTCGAGCGTGTACTCGAGGGTCATCGCAACGTCTCGGAGGTCGCAGTCGTGGGCGTCTCGGATTCGCGTTGGGGAGAAGCGGGGCGAGCTTTCGTCGTGCCGGTTCGCGAGCCTCTGGATTCGACGGACCTGCTCGAGTGGGCCCGCGAACGCCTCGCCGTATTCAAACTTCCCCGGGACGTCATCACAGTCGATGAACTGCCGCGCACGGCGTCGGGAAAGGTGCAAAAGCATGTTCTGGAATCTCTGCATCGGGTCTGA
- a CDS encoding MaoC family dehydratase → MNLRGEALRVGDVIHREQRPVAREVIDFYADTFGDHHRAYSGEGDGDPALAGPVAPPLLYHSEVYSHVDRWYLKNLVGNLHTRQEWFLFAPLRPGTNIQTRSTLVDRYRKRDRDILVNEVDYSDESGRLLVRGRTHQSFLAERAEAEDGFVVDRDSQKRKKGSAGRPGQGDGAEIEPFEICVDPETCWRFSGPGRNYHNDVEQARKFGFPEIVVQGLLSTCLLSQIMGNTFGGGWFAGGRMDVRLVNVLWGGETVRARGKLVSEQTEGSYTRRTLEVWVEKVDEAQTVVTVGTASALV, encoded by the coding sequence ATGAACCTGCGCGGCGAAGCGCTGAGAGTCGGAGATGTCATTCACAGGGAGCAGCGTCCTGTGGCTCGCGAGGTGATCGATTTTTACGCCGATACCTTCGGCGATCACCATCGGGCGTATTCGGGCGAAGGCGATGGTGATCCCGCGCTCGCCGGGCCGGTGGCTCCGCCGCTGCTGTACCACAGCGAGGTCTACAGCCATGTGGACCGCTGGTACCTTAAGAATCTGGTCGGGAACCTGCACACGCGTCAGGAGTGGTTCCTTTTTGCGCCGCTGCGGCCCGGTACGAACATCCAGACACGTTCTACGCTGGTCGATCGCTACCGCAAGCGGGATCGAGACATCCTCGTGAACGAGGTCGACTACAGCGATGAATCCGGACGTCTGCTGGTTCGCGGACGAACGCATCAGAGCTTTCTGGCCGAGCGCGCGGAAGCCGAGGATGGATTCGTCGTCGACCGCGACAGTCAGAAGCGAAAAAAAGGCTCGGCGGGTCGGCCGGGGCAGGGCGATGGAGCTGAGATCGAGCCTTTCGAGATCTGTGTCGATCCAGAAACCTGCTGGCGTTTCAGTGGTCCAGGTCGCAACTACCACAACGATGTAGAGCAGGCGCGAAAATTCGGCTTTCCGGAGATCGTCGTACAGGGCCTGCTGTCCACGTGTCTGCTCTCGCAGATCATGGGCAACACGTTCGGCGGTGGCTGGTTCGCGGGCGGCCGCATGGATGTTCGCCTGGTCAATGTGTTGTGGGGTGGCGAGACCGTTCGAGCGCGCGGCAAGCTGGTTTCAGAACAGACCGAAGGCAGTTACACGCGTCGCACGCTCGAAGTCTGGGTCGAAAAAGTCGACGAAGCCCAGACGGTCGTGACCGTCGGAACTGCGAGCGCCCTGGTCTAG
- a CDS encoding amidohydrolase family protein: protein MSDLATTQQTWLDQVKEEIVDPERSIVDPHHHLWHERGFPAYLLEDLWADTGSGHRIEKTVFVECRSEYRSDGPVSRRPLGEIDFVAGIAEQCAKGGPGRAQIAGLVSHADLTLGDAVEEVLIEQRERASHLFRGVRHAGARDPHPDALMIPGRAPEGLYADPDFRKGMRVLGRLGHTYDTWHYHHQNPAFAELARAVPETIMILDHFGTPLGVGVYADQREEIFAQWQLDVAEIARCENVVAKLGGLAMPDNGFGWFGRDKPPSSDEFVAAQSRYYLHMIECFGPDRCMFESNFPVDRASISYPVLWNGLKKIVSDFSEDEKNALFSGTATRIYRL, encoded by the coding sequence ATGAGCGATCTCGCGACGACCCAACAGACCTGGCTGGACCAGGTGAAAGAAGAGATTGTCGATCCCGAGCGGTCGATCGTCGATCCGCACCATCACCTGTGGCATGAGCGTGGCTTTCCTGCCTATCTGCTCGAGGATCTCTGGGCCGATACGGGTAGCGGTCACAGGATTGAGAAGACCGTGTTTGTCGAGTGTCGTTCTGAGTACCGCAGCGACGGGCCTGTGAGCCGGCGGCCATTGGGTGAGATCGACTTCGTCGCGGGCATCGCAGAGCAATGTGCGAAAGGCGGACCGGGCCGTGCGCAGATCGCTGGACTTGTCTCGCACGCGGATCTGACTCTTGGTGATGCCGTTGAGGAGGTATTGATCGAGCAGCGCGAACGTGCTTCGCATCTGTTTCGCGGCGTCCGCCACGCGGGTGCGCGAGATCCTCATCCCGATGCTCTGATGATCCCCGGGCGTGCACCCGAGGGCCTGTACGCCGATCCCGACTTCAGAAAGGGCATGCGCGTACTGGGTCGCCTCGGTCATACCTATGACACATGGCACTACCATCACCAGAATCCCGCGTTTGCCGAACTCGCTCGAGCCGTTCCCGAAACGATCATGATCCTGGATCATTTTGGAACACCGCTCGGTGTCGGGGTCTATGCCGATCAACGCGAGGAGATCTTTGCCCAGTGGCAGCTCGACGTGGCCGAGATCGCCAGATGCGAGAACGTGGTGGCAAAGCTCGGCGGTCTGGCGATGCCTGACAACGGCTTTGGCTGGTTCGGTCGCGACAAGCCGCCGAGTTCGGATGAGTTCGTAGCGGCGCAGTCCCGCTACTACCTGCACATGATCGAGTGTTTTGGTCCGGATCGCTGCATGTTCGAAAGCAACTTCCCCGTCGACCGGGCTTCGATTTCCTATCCCGTGCTATGGAATGGACTCAAGAAGATCGTGAGCGACTTCTCCG